Proteins from one Rhodothermales bacterium genomic window:
- the prfA gene encoding peptide chain release factor 1, whose product MMNLDSLYEIKRRFAEVTELMSVPDIARDVTRMVALGREHTELKEVVAAIQAYEGILDEIENLRELVRSEEEEELVVMAREELKALEERLPGVEEALQFTLIPKDPSDAKNAIIEIRAGTGGDEAALFAGDLYRLYTRFAEDQGWKVDPMDMSHGSQGGFKEVIFALKGAGVFGTMKYESGVHRVQRVPATEASGRIHTSAATVAVLPEADEVDIAIHPNDLKIDVYRSSGPGGQSVNTTDSAVRITHLPTGLVVTCQDEKSQLKNKDKALRVLRSRLYDQELARLNAERSEARRSMVGSGDRSAKIRTYNFPQDRLTDHRLEGDAKNYPLAQIMNGHLDPVINALRTADYAEKLGQL is encoded by the coding sequence ATGATGAATCTCGATTCTTTATACGAAATCAAACGCCGTTTCGCGGAAGTGACCGAGTTGATGTCCGTTCCGGATATCGCTCGAGACGTGACGCGCATGGTGGCATTGGGGCGCGAGCATACCGAGCTGAAGGAGGTTGTGGCGGCCATCCAGGCGTACGAGGGGATTCTGGACGAGATCGAGAACCTGCGGGAGCTGGTCCGCTCCGAGGAGGAGGAAGAGCTGGTGGTGATGGCTCGGGAAGAACTCAAGGCGCTGGAGGAGCGGCTGCCCGGCGTCGAGGAGGCGCTCCAGTTTACGCTCATCCCGAAGGATCCGTCCGACGCAAAAAACGCGATCATCGAGATCCGGGCCGGCACGGGCGGCGACGAGGCCGCGCTATTCGCCGGCGACCTCTACCGCCTGTACACCCGCTTCGCCGAGGACCAGGGGTGGAAGGTGGATCCGATGGACATGTCCCACGGATCGCAGGGCGGCTTCAAGGAAGTCATCTTCGCGCTGAAAGGCGCCGGGGTGTTTGGGACGATGAAATACGAAAGCGGCGTGCACCGCGTGCAGCGGGTGCCGGCCACCGAGGCCAGCGGACGCATCCACACCTCCGCCGCCACCGTCGCCGTGCTCCCCGAGGCCGACGAAGTGGACATCGCCATCCACCCGAACGACCTCAAGATCGACGTCTACCGCTCCAGCGGCCCCGGCGGGCAGTCCGTCAACACCACCGACTCCGCCGTCCGCATCACCCACCTCCCGACCGGCCTTGTCGTCACCTGCCAGGACGAGAAGAGCCAGCTCAAAAACAAGGACAAGGCCCTCCGCGTCCTCCGCTCGCGGCTTTACGACCAGGAACTAGCCCGTCTGAACGCCGAACGCAGCGAGGCCCGGCGCTCGATGGTCGGCTCGGGCGATCGGTCGGCCAAGATCCGCACGTACAACTTCCCGCAGGACCGCCTGACGGACCACCGCCTCGAAGGCGACGCCAAAAACTACCCGCTCGCCCAGATCATGAACGGGCACCTCGACCCCGTGATCAACGCGCTACGTACGGCCGACTATGCGGAGAAGCTGGGGCAGCTTTGA